From the Streptococcus hyointestinalis genome, the window GGTGAAGATATAAGGGTTGCTACGTGCGCCACGTCCAATCATGACCGCATCAGCGCCCACCGTCTCAATCATAAACTTAGCGTCTTGGACGGTGCGGATGTCACCATTTGCGATAAAAGGCACTTTTGTGATGGCTTTTGCGACCTTTGTTAGGGTCTCGTGGTCGCAAGTTCCTGTGTACATCTGCTCACGAGTGCGCCCGTGCATAGCAAGGGCAGAGACACCAGCAGATTCAGCAGCCAGGGCATTATCAACAGCTAGAGAGCTGTCAGACCAGCCGGTACGCATCTTGACTGTGAGGGGGATATCAAGGACAGACTTAACAGTGCTTACGACTTGATAAATTTTTTCAGGGTCTTTTAGCCACATGGCACCGGCTTCGTTTTTGACGATTTTATTGACAGGGCAGCCCATATTGATGTCGACAAGGTCAGCCTTGGTGTTTTTCTGGATGAACTCAGCAGCACGTGCTAGGCTATCAGCGTCATTGCCAAAGAGCTGGATAGAGACAGGATGTTCCCCCTCGTCGATGTGCAGCATATGCAGGGTTTTTTCGTTATTATACTGAATCCCTTTGTCTGAGACCATCTCCATGACGACAAGTCCAGCGCCAAATTCCTTGGCGATAGTGCGAAAGGCGGAGTTGGTCACACCAGCCATAGGCGCTAAGACCGTGCGGTGAGGGATTTCCACCGACCCGATATGAAAGGAACTATTCAGCTTTGTCATTGATTATCTCCTCAAGGTCTTTTTCTGAAAAGTGATAGTGTTCATTGCAGAACTGGCAGGTAATCTCTGCACCGTGGTCCTCGTCTTTCATAGCGATAAGGTCGTCCTTTGCAAGCGAGAGCAAAGCGAGTTTGAAGCGCTCTTTGGAGCAGTCGCAGTGAAAGCGTACGCTCTCCTCAGACAAACGCTTGTAATCGTCCTCGCCGTAGATAGCGTCAAGAAGGGCGTCTATGTGATTGTCAGACGCTAGCAGTCTAGAGATAGCAGGCATGTTTTGGATGCGCTCCTCATAGCGCTTGATGTCCTCCTCAGACGCCCCAGGTAGAGCTTGGAGCATAAAGCCTCCAGCAACCTTGACCTTGTCCTCCTCGTCAAGCAAAACATTGAGCCCGACGGCAGAAGGGGTTTGCTCGCTTTCGGTCAGATAGTAAGCAAAGTCTTCGCCGATTTCGCCAGAGATGAGGGGCGTGGTTGAGGTGTAGGGTTTTCCTGTGCCGTAGTCGGTAATGACCACAAAATGTCCTTGCCCCATGAAAGGTCCTACTAAAACTTCACCGGTCGCTGTCTTTTTGATGTCAACACCAGGGTTTTGAATGTAGCCTTTGACATTGCCGTGCGTATCAGCCACTGAGATGATATGCCCAAAAGAGCTGTTGCCGATAATCTTGAGCGTCACCTTGCTCTCACCCTTTTGATTGGCAGCGAGGATGAGGTTGGCAATGAGCGTGCGCCCCAAAGCGACAGTGGAGCTTGAGAGTGTTTGATGTTTTTCTTGTGCCGTTTTAACGGTCTCGGTGCAATCCAGCACATAAGCCCTGAAAGCACCATTTGTTGCGATTGATTTAATGATTTTATCCATAACTGTTATTATACCACAAAGTCTTGATTTTGCATGGGATGGGGATTAGAGTGGGAAAAGGTGTGAAAATTCTAGCTTAAAAGGAAACTGCTTGCAGTTTCCTTTTTTCTATCTTTACTCGTCTTTTGATTCGACTTGTTCTTGGATGTCTTTACTATCGTTGAGGAGGGCTTGTACGATTTTTTCGTCACGGAGTTTGACGGAGTCGTTGATGGTTTCGGCGGATTTGATGATGGCAGTCTCAAGCTCAGCTCGTTTTTTCCGCCCATCGTCAATGGCTTTGATGATACCTTGGTTTTGTGCGACAAGGCTTTCAGCCAGTGCTGTGACAGACTTGGTTGAAAGCGTCGGGCTTTGCGCTGTTTTCTCCAGCATAGGAATGGCTTCCTTGCTGGTTTCAGCCAGCATTTCAAGCGCAGCGTTATTGGCATGGACAATAGCGTCCGCTGTCACGCCAGACTTGACAGACTGCTGCATCATGCCGAGCTGTGCGATAGAGAGCTTCATGGTTGGGATGGTATTGCGTCTGAGCATGCCCAGCTTTTGGCGCATATCCGAGGAGACCTTGACCAGATTACGCATTTGAGGCGTTGTCGCCCAAGCCACGTAGAGGCGGTTCATGTACTCGGTGTGTTGCTGCTCCATGGTGTTGATGACCTCGGTGAGGTGAGCAAGCTCATTACTTTTGATTTGATAATCTGGCGTTGCACTATCAAGACTCTCTAGACTTGCTTGCAAATCCTTAGCACGTTTGGCGGCTTCTTTTTGCGTCGCTTCTAAAAAGGCAATGACCCCAACCAAGTTTTCAATGGACTTGGTATTGTCCTCAATCAAGAGCTCCGCTGAGACGATGTTGCGAGCGAGCGAATCCTCTTGCTTGACCACACTGGCTGCCATAGAGTCCATTTTTTGCTCAATGCTCTGGGCGTCAAAGTAAAACTCCTGCAGGCTATTTTTGCTCTGTCTAAAAAGCTTTTGGAGAAAATTAGGTTTCTTTTCCAGCTCAGCAGGGGTGGCTTCCTTGTACTTGGCGATAAAGCCGTTTAGCTCACGGTTAGCGTTTAGAAGCAACTCATCAACCTGCGGGATTTGCAGTTTCTTTTGCTCAGAAAGGATGTGATTGACCGTGTTGTTGACTGCCTCAACCGCTGACTGCCCAAAGTCAAGCAGGGCGTTTTGATCTGCTAGAAAGTTATCAACAAGGGCTGGCGCTTTTTGGGTGATAGCGTTTTGCTGCTCAGGTGTGAGCTTATCAAAAAAGCTGATTTGCCCAGTCTCGCTGGTGTCAGTGCTTGTGATGATGTCAGTGGTCTTATCGGTTGTTGTGATAGCATTTTCAGCGATTTTATCAATATCAAAATTAAAGGTGTCTGCCATAATCTCTCTCCTTTAGTCGTTCTCCAGTTTGTCCTTCATCAAGCGCAGGCTGATGTCAAAGTCTTTCATGTCGCTTTCATTGAGCTGACGTAGGGTCTCGTCCAGATCCTCATCAAACTGCACGAGCGCAAGCCTTGCCGTCTCTAGGCGCTCGTCTGCTTTGTAGTAGTCTTTTGGCGATTGTTTGATTTTGAGATAGCCAGTTAGCACATCCTCAAAGCGATTCATGCTAGCTTGGTGCAGGGCGAGCAGTTCTTCTTTATTGTCCGCCTTTTGGATTTTCTCTAAAATGGTTTCGTGGTCACGCCTGATGTTGTCATAGGTCGTCTTAAGCTCTGGAGCGTAAGTGGCAACACTTTCCTCGATAGTCAGCTCATGCTTATCTTCTTCTCTAGTGACCAGGCTAGACAGGCGCTCTTTGACCTCATCGTAGGAAGCTTTGGCATGCGCTTTGACCCGCTGGTAGGTTGTCGCATTGATGTGCTCTTTTAGCTGGTCAAGCTCAGACTCGATATGCTGGATACGAGGCAACATCCTGTCTGCCAGCTGTCTATAAGCCTCAAAGTCCTCGTCCTCCCAGAGTGTGTCCAGTTTTTTTAACTGATAGTCCGCTTGGCGAATGTCCTCTTGCAGCCTTTCGATAGCTGCTGTAGGGCTAGTCAACTGCTCTTGTCTTTTCTTTTGACGCATGTAGCGAATGAGACGATAAGACCCGTAGCCAATGCCTACAACTACAGCTAGGGGCAAAAGCACATGCACCAGCACGTAAACTGCAATGATAATAACAATAATGGTCATGAGTGCCTCGCTAGAGCTTTTTGATTTGGAACGTCTCGCCATAAAACTACCTACTTCTTTGTCAATATACCTTTATTGTAGCTTAAAATAAGTGAATAGACAATTGTTTATTGTTGTCTTATTTCTGGAAAGAGCCCTTCAAGGATTTTGAGCGTGATGACTTGCCCAGGTCCTTCTTGGCAGTAGGTGTGCATGTACATGGACGGGTTAAAGTTAAGCTCAATGCAGGTGCAGTGTGGGTCTTCTTTACTTGCCTTTTTGGTCATATCAGGGATAATCAAGTCCACACCACACACCCAAGCACCAAGTGTGCTTGCCATTTGGCTGGCTAATTGCTTGTAACTGTCATCCATGCTCTCGGTCACATCAATCGAGTCGCCACCTGTTGAGATATTGGAGTTGCGACGCAGATCTACCTTGACACCTGCCTCTAGGACACTGTCGAGGCTGTAGCCTTGCTGCGTCAGCATTAGTTGCTCAATCTCTCCAAGTTCAATGATTTCAAGAGGTGACCTGTGGTCACGTCCTCGCAAAGGATTTTGATTTTTTAGGTCAATGAGTTCTCTAATAGTGTGCTTGCCATCACCAACGACATTAGCAGCGACCCGAAGGAGTACAGCGAGACACTTTCCATCTAGGATGAAAAAGCGGTACTCGGTGCCAGCCACATAGTCCTCCACCAGCACACTGCTATCCTCAGAAAATGCAATGTCAAGCGCTTTTTGGTAAGCCTCAAGACTAGCTCCCTCTTTAAAGATAGAAATCCCTAGTCCAAAGTTAGTGGACTTTGGCTTGACGACGATAGCTTTTTTCTTGATGTGGTGATAGTAGGCTTTGGCGCTTGCTTTATCAGAAAATTCTCTACCAGCAGGCGTTGGAAAGCCGTGTTCTTGTAGGAGCTTTTTGGTGACGACTTTATTTGCCATGGCTAGTGGCACCACGTAGTTGTCCTTTGATGTCATGTTGCCGTTTTTGACCAGCTCAATATGCCCCTTGTAGCTCAGGCGCAAAAACTGGTCCTCCTCATCTAAAATCTCAATCTGAACTCCCTTTTGAATGGCGTCAAACATGAGCATTTGTGTGGAGAGCTCCATATTTTCAAAGTCTTTCAAGGCGTAAAAGGCATGCCAAGCGTAGTCGTGATGAGCTTGTCCCTCTTTTTGCCCAAAGGCTTCTAACGATTGGTCTGAGATATGCGCTAACAACTGTCCAGATAAGGTCAAGCTTGGGTCTGCGACTTGCTCTTTTATCGCCTCGAGCAAGCCCTTGTAGTGGTCAGGCAGATGGAAGTGCTTGAGGACACTTTCCATAGCGTCTAGGATATCGGATGTAGGCGCTGCACTTGGTAGCGCTTCGAGTGGATGGCTGAGGGCAATGGTATTGTTGAGTGCATTTGCTCGTGCGATAGCAGTATCGACATTCTCCACATCATCCAACCAAAGGAGGGCAAGGAAAAAGAGGTGCACGCTGTCCATAGTCTCCTGCGTGATACCAAGAGGGGTGAAAGGGTTGAGGTCAAAACAGCGCAGCTCCAGATAGCTGATAGGCTGCTCGAGATAGCCACGACAAGCCTTTTGCCCACGCAAGCGCACCGCAGAGTAATGCTCTTTTTCAGCGATGAGCTGCTTGGTAGCCACTGCCGTCTCTAGGCTTGTGATGTAGTCGTCAAGAGACGCATAGGAGATGACAATGTCCTCGTGGTTGACATAACCCAGCTGACTGGAGCGAATAGAGCGCACAGGATGAGCCAAATCTTCTTTCAAAAATCCTCTTTCAGCAATGGGACTGGCTCCGTAGAGATAGGTTAGTAGCCAACGGTAGCGCAGGAAGTTTTGTGCGATTTTGAGATAGAGGTCATTTTGAAACTTCGTTTTATCCTCATAGTCACTTGCCTCAAAGAGTGCTTGAATAACAGTAGCGCTCAATGCCATATTGACATGAATGCCTGACATGGTCTGTAAGGTCTTGCCATAAGTGCTAGCCAGATAGTCTCGATAATGACGCTCAAAGCTATCTTCCAGCTGGGCAATGGCTATCTCCTCATCAGTGACTTTAGGTGGCATAGACAGAGGCCACAAGTACTCACCCGTCAGTGTTCGCTCAGCGACATCTGTGATAGCCCCTAGCCATCTAAGCGCTTCTTTTGGTGAGCGTGTGACAGGTGTGATGAGCTCAAGCTGTGACTCACTAAAGTCCGTCTGGATATAAGGGTGATAACTGCGTGCGCCAAGCGCCTTTGGATGAGGGCTGGTAGCGAGTTTGCTTGTGTTTTTTTGAATACGCAAGGACTCACGCTCAATGCCAAAAGTTCCCTCTAAAAGAGGGAGATTGGGGTCTAGTTTTTGAAGTAGCTGGTTGATGGTCATTTTAAGGTCTCCTTCATTGTCATTATTTTCAAAAAATACTGTCTTTAGCTATAGTTTACCCTATCGTTCGGAAAAAGGCAGAGTTTTGCTACGATTTCTTGAAAAAAAGTAGGAATTTTCTTATAATAGAGTGTAAGATAAACTTGCAGGTGAGATTCCTGCCGTGGTTTTCTAAGAAAGGATTGAGCGCAAAGCTCAGTGTTTACGATATGACTTCAGTAGTAGTGGTAGGTACCCAGTGGGGGGACGAGGGAAAAGGTAAGATTACAGACTTTCTGTCTGCAGACGCCGAGGTAATCGCACGTTATCAAGGCGGGGACAATGCAGGGCACACCATTGTCATTGATGGCAAAAAGTTCAAACTGCACTTGATTCCATCAGGGATTTTCTTTCCTGAAAAGATTTCTGTTATCGGAAATGGCATGGTGGTCAATCCCAAATCATTGGTAAAAGAGTTGCATTATCTGCATGACGAGGGTGTGACGACAGATAACTTGCGTATCTCAGACCGTGCGCATGTCATCTTGCCTTATCACATTCACCTCGATCGCCTGCAAGAAGAAGCCAAAGGCGACAATAAAATCGGAACAACGATCAAAGGGATTGGTCCAGCTTACATGGACAAGGCAGCACGTGTTGGTATCCGCATTGCAGATCTTCTTGACCGTGAGATCTTTGCAGAGCGCCTCAAGCGCAACCTAGCGGATAAAAACCGTCTCTTTGAGAAAATGTACGAAGCAGACCCGATTCTCTTTGACGACATTTTTGAGGAGTACTATGCCTACGGACAAGAAATCAAGAAATACGTCACAGATACTTCTGTTATTCTAAACGACGCTCTTGACAGTGGCAAGCGTGTGCTTTTTGAGGGTGCTCAAGGTGTCATGCTTGATATCGACCAAGGGACATACCCATTTGTAACCTCATCAAACCCAGTTGCAGGTGGTGTGACCATTGGTAGCGGTGTTGGACCAAGCAAGATTAACAAGGTCGTTGGGGTCTGCAAGGCTTACACCAGCCGTGTCGGAGACGGTCCATTCCCTACTGAGCTTTTTGATGAGGTGGGAGACCGCATTCGTGAGGTCGGTCATGAGTACGGTACAACAACAGGGCGTCCACGCCGTGTCGGATGGTTTGACTCTGTTGTGATGCGACATAGCCGTCGTGTTTCAGGTATCACCAACCTCTGCCTTAACTCTATTGATGTCCTCTCTGGACTCGATACGGTCAAGATTTGTGTGGCTTATGACCTTGACGGTGAGCGTATTGATTACTATCCAGCTAGCCTTGAAGCGCTCAAGCGTTGCAAGCCAATCTACGAAGAGCTCCCAGGTTGGTCTGAGGACATTACAGGCTGTCGTAGCTTAGATGAGCTTCCTGAAAATGCCCGCAATTATGTGCGTCGTGTCAGCGAGCTGGTCGGTGTGCGTATCTCGACTTTCTCTGTCGGACCAGACCGTGACCAAACCAACATCTTAGAAAGTGTTTGGAGCAATATCTAATAACTAAAAAGAAGTGAGAGTGTTCTTGCTTCTTTTGTTATGTTCTCCTCTTTAAAAAACTCTCTTTATCCTTGTCATTCCCCATCAGTTCAAAAACTAATTTTTTTCTCATTGTTAAAATCAAAATAATACAAAAAAAGAACGCTTTGGGTTATAATAAACCAAAAGGGTGAATGTTATGTATCAAGTGATTAAAATGTATGGCGATTGGGAGCCGTGGTGGTTTTTAGACGGTTGGACAGATGATATTGTAGCGCAAAAGCGATTTGCTACCTTTGAGTCAGCAGCTAGCTACTATGAAAAAGAGTGGCAAAAAGGCTGTAGGCACTATAGCTGCTACGATAGCCATCAAGACTTTTTAGCCGCTTTTTGGAACCAAGAAGACGAGCGCTGGTGTGAGGAGTGTAACGAATACCTCCAGCAATACCACTCGCTCCTCCTCCTAAAAGATGGCAAGCCCCTGCCGAGACAATGGCATAGAAAAAGCCTCATCAAAAAAAATAGCCAAACACCTCCCAAAAGCTGTCAAATGAAAGATTAAAAAGAGCAAAGGTGAAATGCCTTGCTCTTTTTTATGTCTAATGTTTTTTAGTTTTCTGTGCACGTAGGCGTTCTTTAGCTTCTTCGACCGTTTCCCCTTCCTTTGCAAAGAAGGTTTTGACAAATTTGTCCTCAACAGCTTGATAGCCCTTCACAGCAGTGTCTTCAGTGGCTTTATACCATTTTTTAGCCGTTTTTTCTCCAAGTACCATAATGTTTCTCCCTTATTCTATTTTATGCTAATTTACTGTAAGCGTAGCGGACAAGCCCCATCATAACCAATACTCCAGTCGTCATTGGAACTACAGATAGTCCTAAAAGGACTGGACCAAACGCCCCTGCCAGCAGATATTGAGCAGAGACAGCACCTAATGTTCCTAAAGTAATTTCCATGATAGCCAGTAGCCAGCGCTGTTTTTTAGATAGAGACATTTCTAAAAAAGAGACAAGGCTTGATAGGATAAGTCCAAAGAGAATAGATGAGATGATGATAGATAGTGACATAGGTTTGCTCCTTTTTGTTTTGATGAGTCTAGTATAAGACTTTGCATTTCTCTTTTGAAGGACAGTTTTTGTTAAAAGTGTTGGATTTTTGCTATAATAGGAGCAAGATTTTGGAGGTTAGGATGACAGCAGCACGTATAAAACTCAAACAAGCACTTTTATTGTTATTGGATACAGACGATTTCGAGCAATTATCCATTAGCCAAATCTGTAAAGAAGCTGGTGTACATCGCTCCACTTTTTATGCCCACTACGACAATCAGTACCAGTTGCTAGAAGATACGAGAGTTTATATGATTGATTTGTTTTTATCGGAGTTTGAAAATTATCAAAAGACGATTGAAGCGCCAAAGGAAAAAGATAGTTTGATGGATTCTTACTATTTAGTTCCGTATCTTAAGTTCATCAAAGACCACCAAAAACTCTATAAGATTTACATCAAAAATCCACTTGATTTCCAGCATAAAGAGCGTGATGACATTCATTTCATTGCACAGTTTATCCACGCTATCAAGAAAGAGAAGGGCGGGCTGACGAGAGAGAAATGCGCTATCGCTATAACTTTTATAAAGCAGGTATCCGCCAGATGATAGAAGATTGGGTGCTTGATGACTGTCAGGATGAGGTGGAAGATTTAGTTGCTATTATCCAAGATATTATTTTTTAAACAACAGATTGAGCGCTGTTGTTTTTTTCAATTTTTTTACGATTTTCTGCAACTTTTGTGATTTCTTACGAATAGAATAAGTGAGCAAGGCATAGCACCACAGCTAACACCCTTCGTTATATTTCATTACTATTCAAAATCTATCCTTTATCAATGTCGTTGGCTGTGGTGTTATGTCTTGCTCAATAGGAAATTGCTCTTTTAGAAAGGGGTAATCATGGTACAAGAGTTAGCCAAAGACCTCATCAAAACAGCCGTTGCTGCCAATGCACAGGATATTTACATTATTCCAAAAGCTAGGCAATACGATGTTTTTATGAGAATTGGTGATGAAAGGCGGTTTATAGATGTTTTTGGGAATGATCGGATGGCTAGTCTTATTGGTCACTTTAAATTTGTTGCAGGAATGAATGTTGGTGAAAAGAGACGTAGCCAACTGGGGTCGTGTGATTATACTTTTGATGACGATGAGACTGTATCTCTTCGCTTATCAAGTGTCGGTGATTATCGTGGGCTTGAGAGTCTGGTCATTCGCCTGCTCTACTCGGGGCGCCATGAGCTTTGCTATTGGTTTGACGGGCTAGAGCGGCTAAAACCAGCAGTTGCTGGTCGAGGGCTTTATCTCTTTTCAGGACCTGTCGGCAGTGGCAAGACCACGCTTATGCACCAGCTGGTTGCTGACCAGTTTAGCGATAAGCAGGTTATCACTATCGAAGACCCTGTCGAAATCAAGCAAGACAACATGCTTCAGCTCCAGCTCAATGACAGTATCGGCATGACCTATGACAGTCTCATCAAGCTCTCGCTCAGACACCGCCCTGATATTCTCATCATCGGTGAGATTCGAGACAGCCAAACGGCACGAGCGGTTATCCGTGCGAGTCTAACAGGGGCTATGGTTTTCTCTACCATCCACGCCAAGAGTATCACAGGTGTTTATGCTCGTTTGCTAGAGCTTGGTGTTAGTCTTGAGGAGCTAGATAATAGCCTTCGCATGATTGCTTATCAACGCTTGATTGGGGGAGGAGGTGTGATTGATTTTGCCACAGAAAACTTCCAAGAGCATAGCGCAGACCAGTGGAACGCCCAGATGGATCAGCTGGCTAAAGACGGACATATCACTAGTCAAGAAGCTACCATCGAAAAGATTGTCCGCTAGACAGCAGGCAAAACTCATCCAACTGTTTAACAATCTTTTTGTCAGTGGCTTTACACTCGGTGAGATGGTGACTTTTTTAAGACGCAGTCAATTGCTGAATGACAGCTACACCAGTCAAATGGAAGCTTCGCTCTTAGAGGGAGACAGCATGGCAAAGATGATGGCAGCTGTTGGTTTTTCAGATACCATTGTCACCCAGATGTCGCTTGCTGATATTCATGGCAACACTCAAAAGAGTCTGACCAAAATCGAAAGTTATCTGCGCAGCATGGCGACACTCAAGAAAAAACTGGTTGAAGTAGCGACCTATCCTATCATCCTCCTTAGTTTTTTAGTGTTAATCATGATAGGGCTCAAAAACTACCTCATCCCTCAGCTGGACGGTGGCAATCTAGCGACACGTCTCGTAGCTTCCTTTCCTCTTCTCTTTTTCGCCTTTCTTTTTGGCGGTCTCGCCATTTTAGCTGCGTGCTATCTTTGGCTGCGGCAGATGTCTCGTATGAGGGCAGCTACGCTCTTAAGTAAGCTTCCCTTTATCGGTAGCTATGTCAAGCTGTATCTGACGGCTTACTACGCTCGTGAGTGGGGTAATCTCATCGGTCAAGGAGTGGATTTATCTCAGATTGTCCGTCTTATGCAGGAGCAAAAGTCGCAGCTTTTTAATGAAATTGGCAGGGACTTAGAAGAAAAACTCTTGTCTGGTCAGACCTTTTGTGAGACGGTGCTGTCTTATCCCTTTTTCCTAAGAGAGTTAGGGCTTATCATCGAGTACGGCGAGGTCAAGGCAAAGCTAGGTGCTGAGCTAGACATTTATGCCGATGAGACTTGGGAGACATTCTTTTTACGCTTGCAAAAGGCAACCCAACTCATCCAACCCTTGATTTTTATCTTTGTAGCACTCGTTATCGTTATGATTTACGCTGCAATGTTACTACCAATGTATCAAAATATGGAGTTTAATGTATGAAAAAATATCTCAATTTTCTCACCAAAACCAAGGCTAAAGGTTTCACACTTATAGAAATGCTCGTGGTTTTAGTTATTATCAGTGTCTTGCTACTTCTTTTTGTGCCTAATCTGACTAAGCAAAAAGAAAAGGTCACACAGACCG encodes:
- the dusB gene encoding tRNA dihydrouridine synthase DusB; the protein is MTKLNSSFHIGSVEIPHRTVLAPMAGVTNSAFRTIAKEFGAGLVVMEMVSDKGIQYNNEKTLHMLHIDEGEHPVSIQLFGNDADSLARAAEFIQKNTKADLVDINMGCPVNKIVKNEAGAMWLKDPEKIYQVVSTVKSVLDIPLTVKMRTGWSDSSLAVDNALAAESAGVSALAMHGRTREQMYTGTCDHETLTKVAKAITKVPFIANGDIRTVQDAKFMIETVGADAVMIGRGARSNPYIFTQINHYFETGEELPDLPFDKMLDIAEDHLTRLSQLKGEVIAVREFRGLAPHYLRGTSGAAKIRGAVSRAETVDEVRELFASLRA
- the hslO gene encoding Hsp33 family molecular chaperone HslO codes for the protein MDKIIKSIATNGAFRAYVLDCTETVKTAQEKHQTLSSSTVALGRTLIANLILAANQKGESKVTLKIIGNSSFGHIISVADTHGNVKGYIQNPGVDIKKTATGEVLVGPFMGQGHFVVITDYGTGKPYTSTTPLISGEIGEDFAYYLTESEQTPSAVGLNVLLDEEDKVKVAGGFMLQALPGASEEDIKRYEERIQNMPAISRLLASDNHIDALLDAIYGEDDYKRLSEESVRFHCDCSKERFKLALLSLAKDDLIAMKDEDHGAEITCQFCNEHYHFSEKDLEEIINDKAE
- a CDS encoding toxic anion resistance protein, which codes for MADTFNFDIDKIAENAITTTDKTTDIITSTDTSETGQISFFDKLTPEQQNAITQKAPALVDNFLADQNALLDFGQSAVEAVNNTVNHILSEQKKLQIPQVDELLLNANRELNGFIAKYKEATPAELEKKPNFLQKLFRQSKNSLQEFYFDAQSIEQKMDSMAASVVKQEDSLARNIVSAELLIEDNTKSIENLVGVIAFLEATQKEAAKRAKDLQASLESLDSATPDYQIKSNELAHLTEVINTMEQQHTEYMNRLYVAWATTPQMRNLVKVSSDMRQKLGMLRRNTIPTMKLSIAQLGMMQQSVKSGVTADAIVHANNAALEMLAETSKEAIPMLEKTAQSPTLSTKSVTALAESLVAQNQGIIKAIDDGRKKRAELETAIIKSAETINDSVKLRDEKIVQALLNDSKDIQEQVESKDE
- the gshAB gene encoding bifunctional glutamate--cysteine ligase GshA/glutathione synthetase GshB; this encodes MTINQLLQKLDPNLPLLEGTFGIERESLRIQKNTSKLATSPHPKALGARSYHPYIQTDFSESQLELITPVTRSPKEALRWLGAITDVAERTLTGEYLWPLSMPPKVTDEEIAIAQLEDSFERHYRDYLASTYGKTLQTMSGIHVNMALSATVIQALFEASDYEDKTKFQNDLYLKIAQNFLRYRWLLTYLYGASPIAERGFLKEDLAHPVRSIRSSQLGYVNHEDIVISYASLDDYITSLETAVATKQLIAEKEHYSAVRLRGQKACRGYLEQPISYLELRCFDLNPFTPLGITQETMDSVHLFFLALLWLDDVENVDTAIARANALNNTIALSHPLEALPSAAPTSDILDAMESVLKHFHLPDHYKGLLEAIKEQVADPSLTLSGQLLAHISDQSLEAFGQKEGQAHHDYAWHAFYALKDFENMELSTQMLMFDAIQKGVQIEILDEEDQFLRLSYKGHIELVKNGNMTSKDNYVVPLAMANKVVTKKLLQEHGFPTPAGREFSDKASAKAYYHHIKKKAIVVKPKSTNFGLGISIFKEGASLEAYQKALDIAFSEDSSVLVEDYVAGTEYRFFILDGKCLAVLLRVAANVVGDGKHTIRELIDLKNQNPLRGRDHRSPLEIIELGEIEQLMLTQQGYSLDSVLEAGVKVDLRRNSNISTGGDSIDVTESMDDSYKQLASQMASTLGAWVCGVDLIIPDMTKKASKEDPHCTCIELNFNPSMYMHTYCQEGPGQVITLKILEGLFPEIRQQ
- a CDS encoding adenylosuccinate synthase, translated to MTSVVVVGTQWGDEGKGKITDFLSADAEVIARYQGGDNAGHTIVIDGKKFKLHLIPSGIFFPEKISVIGNGMVVNPKSLVKELHYLHDEGVTTDNLRISDRAHVILPYHIHLDRLQEEAKGDNKIGTTIKGIGPAYMDKAARVGIRIADLLDREIFAERLKRNLADKNRLFEKMYEADPILFDDIFEEYYAYGQEIKKYVTDTSVILNDALDSGKRVLFEGAQGVMLDIDQGTYPFVTSSNPVAGGVTIGSGVGPSKINKVVGVCKAYTSRVGDGPFPTELFDEVGDRIREVGHEYGTTTGRPRRVGWFDSVVMRHSRRVSGITNLCLNSIDVLSGLDTVKICVAYDLDGERIDYYPASLEALKRCKPIYEELPGWSEDITGCRSLDELPENARNYVRRVSELVGVRISTFSVGPDRDQTNILESVWSNI
- a CDS encoding DUF1033 family protein, which encodes MYQVIKMYGDWEPWWFLDGWTDDIVAQKRFATFESAASYYEKEWQKGCRHYSCYDSHQDFLAAFWNQEDERWCEECNEYLQQYHSLLLLKDGKPLPRQWHRKSLIKKNSQTPPKSCQMKD
- a CDS encoding TetR/AcrR family transcriptional regulator produces the protein MTAARIKLKQALLLLLDTDDFEQLSISQICKEAGVHRSTFYAHYDNQYQLLEDTRVYMIDLFLSEFENYQKTIEAPKEKDSLMDSYYLVPYLKFIKDHQKLYKIYIKNPLDFQHKERDDIHFIAQFIHAIKKEKGGLTREKCAIAITFIKQVSAR
- a CDS encoding TetR-like C-terminal domain-containing protein; the protein is MRYRYNFYKAGIRQMIEDWVLDDCQDEVEDLVAIIQDIIF
- the comGA gene encoding competence type IV pilus ATPase ComGA, which translates into the protein MVQELAKDLIKTAVAANAQDIYIIPKARQYDVFMRIGDERRFIDVFGNDRMASLIGHFKFVAGMNVGEKRRSQLGSCDYTFDDDETVSLRLSSVGDYRGLESLVIRLLYSGRHELCYWFDGLERLKPAVAGRGLYLFSGPVGSGKTTLMHQLVADQFSDKQVITIEDPVEIKQDNMLQLQLNDSIGMTYDSLIKLSLRHRPDILIIGEIRDSQTARAVIRASLTGAMVFSTIHAKSITGVYARLLELGVSLEELDNSLRMIAYQRLIGGGGVIDFATENFQEHSADQWNAQMDQLAKDGHITSQEATIEKIVR
- the comGB gene encoding competence type IV pilus assembly protein ComGB, coding for MPQKTSKSIAQTSGTPRWISWLKTDISLVKKLPSKRLSARQQAKLIQLFNNLFVSGFTLGEMVTFLRRSQLLNDSYTSQMEASLLEGDSMAKMMAAVGFSDTIVTQMSLADIHGNTQKSLTKIESYLRSMATLKKKLVEVATYPIILLSFLVLIMIGLKNYLIPQLDGGNLATRLVASFPLLFFAFLFGGLAILAACYLWLRQMSRMRAATLLSKLPFIGSYVKLYLTAYYAREWGNLIGQGVDLSQIVRLMQEQKSQLFNEIGRDLEEKLLSGQTFCETVLSYPFFLRELGLIIEYGEVKAKLGAELDIYADETWETFFLRLQKATQLIQPLIFIFVALVIVMIYAAMLLPMYQNMEFNV